Genomic segment of Thermithiobacillus plumbiphilus:
GGCGCCACCCTGGACGAGCTGGTCATCAAGAGCTGTCTCGATTTCTTTGACGAGGGGCAATCAGCCTGGCAAATGCCGGGGCGGGAACAGGGCCTGTTTGTCGCCTGGAGCGCGCTGGCGCGGCGCAACCTGCGTCTTTTCATTCGCGGACTGCATATCAAGCAGATTCTTGAATCCGCGGACAGCCCGGAAGGCATCATCAGCTATGTGATGAGCGAGTTGCGCATTCCCGAAGACGAATGGATGGATTATTTCACCGCCGAACTCACGCGCTTGCACGGCTGGGCCGGCTTCATCCGCTGGCGCTCGGGCGCCAAGCACTATTACTGGAACCAGACCCACCCGGCTGACCTGGTTGATTATCTGGCCATCCGCCTGGTCCTTGGGCTGGCCCTGCTGCGCGAACATGCCCAGCGCATGCGCACCCCGGCAAACTACCTGGAACTGGTGCGATTTGTCGACGAGCACCCGGAGAAGGCCTATCTGCGACGCGAGCTGTACAGTGGCCGTGTGTTGCCGGCCATGGCACACGCGGTCGAGGATGCCATCGGCAGCGGGGCCGGCAAGCGTATCAGCAAGCTGCTGCCCGAATATGTCGAGCGCAAGCGCGCTGACGAGGCTCGCCAGCAGGCGGCAGCCCTGCGTGAGCTGGCCGGGCGCGCCGGACTCAGTACTGCACTTGGCCAGCTTGGCGCGCAAGATATTGGCCGCCTGCTGGATCTGCTCGCTCGCCTGGAGCGGGAAGAAGGTCAGTTGTGGCTCAAGGCACAGGAATCCTGCCATATGGAACAGTTGCTGGGCGGCCTGAATCTGGTCCCCCCCCCGCCCCGTGACAAGCGCCCCTTTGCGCAGCTCATGTTCTGCATCGATGTCCGTTCCGAGCGCATCCGCCGCAAGCTGGAGCAGGTCGGTGATTATCAGACATACGGCATCGCCGGCTTTTTCGGCGTGCCGGTAAGTTTCATCGGCCTTGAGAGCGGCAATGAAACGCATCTCTGCCCCGTGGTGGTCACGCCGAAGAACATCGTGCTGGAGCTGAGCACCGCGCGCAGTACCGAAGAGGATGATTTCGTTTCCGTGCTGGAGCACGTGCTCCACGACATGAAGGCCACCGTGCTCTCCCCCTTTGTGACCGTGGAAGCGATCGGCCTGCTGTTTGGCCTGGACATGTTCGGCAAGAGCTTCGCGCCGCTGGCCTATAATCGCTGGCGCAGCCGCCTGAATCCCAGGAAGCCCGGTAGCCGCCTGTTGCTGGACAAACTGAGCCGCGAACAGGCGGACTCGATCATCCGCTCCCTGCAAAGGGTCATGATCGTCAAGGCCATCCATCGCGAGCTTGGCATCGAGCGCGAGGAGATCACCGACGAAATGATCCGCGATCTGCGCGAGACGGCGCTGGGCAATCAGGCGGGATCGACCGGATTTGCGCGCCAGTTCGGTCTGGATGCCCAGGCCGAGCAGCATTTCATCGAGTGTCTGCGCCAGGTCTACCGTATCAATCGCGGTTACGCGCAAATCCAGCTCGAACGACTGGGGCGCATCGGCTTCACCCTGGACGAGCAGGTGCTTTTCGTCAGCCAGGCGCTACGTTCCATTGGCCTGACCAGGGACTTCTCGCGTTTCGTATTGCTGACCGGTCACGGCAGCACCTCGGAGAACAATCCCTACGAATCCGCGCTCGATTGCGGCGCATGCGGCGGCAATCACGGTCTCGTCAATGCCCGCGTGTTCGCGCAGATGGCCAACAAGCCGGCGGTGCGCGAGCGCCTGCGCGCCCAGGGGCTCGATATTGCCGATGACGCCTGGTTCATCCCCGCCTTCCACAACACCACGACCGATGAACTGCGGCTGCATGATCTCGATCTGCTGCCGCCCAGCCATCTGGTGTACCTGGAGCGGCTGACCAATGGGCTGCGGGCGGCAGCACGCCTGAGCGCGGCGGAGCGGTTGGCGACTCTGGACCCCGCCGATGCCGGCGAGGATCCGGAAAAGGCTTATCGCAACGCCCGGCGCAACGCCATGGACTGGTCGCAGGTGCGGCCCGAGTGGGGCCTGTCGCGCAATGCCGCCTTCATCATCGGCCGGCGTCAGATCACTGAGCAGATGGATCTCGATGCCCGCAGCTTCCTGAACTCCTATGATTATCGCTGCGATCCCAAGGGTCGCCTGCTGGAAAACATCCTGGCCGGGCCGGTGGTGGTCGGTCAGTGGATCAACATGGAGCACTATTTCTCGGCGGTCGATAACGAGCACTACGGCAGCGGCAGCAAGGTCTACCATAACATCGCGGGCCGTTTTGGCGTCATGACCGGCAATTTGAGCGACCTGCGCACCGGGCTACCCTCGCAGACCGTGCTCAAGGATGGGCAGCCCTATCATGAGCCACTGCGGCTGATCACCGTGATCGAGGCGCCATTCGAACATGCCAGACGCGCCATCGAGAATGTATCCACGGTCAAGAACCTGGTTTATAAAGGCTGGATCCGCATGGTCATCGTGGATCCTGATAGCCACATATTCCATATTTTCGAAGATGGCGAATGGCGACAACGCGTGTCGCGTACATCCGGCAGTACCGTCGAAGCGAAGGAGAGTGCGGCATGAACAATCTCAATCTCAGTCCCGTCAAGAAGCTCGAGATCATCATCGAGGGCGCTCACCAGGAGTTTGCCACTGATCTGCTCGATCGCGCTGGTGTTACGGGCTACACCATAGTCGGCAATCTGTCCGGCAAGGGGCGGCACGGTTTTCATGAGGGCCACCTGATGTTCAACGAGGACGCGGTCCTGATCATGATCATCGTGGCCGTCCCCGGAGAACTGGTCGAACCCATCCTCGAAGGCTTCGCGCCGTTTTTCAACAAGCACACCGGCGTGGTGTTCATCTCCGATATCCAGGTCAGTCGCCTGGTCAAGTTCAAGGGCTGATCCGGAAACCGGCGCGGACGTGGAGATCGGGCACCCTCCACCGTGACATGATTGAAGATCCGATCGACTGCGCCATGGTCACGGCCATACATCAGTTGGCGCAGGTCTTGGGCATCCAGACCATTGCCGAATTCGTCAAGGATGATGCCATCCTGCTGAAACTGCGGGCCTTGAAGGTGGACTACGCCCAGGGGCCTGCCATTCATGGCCCGCGACCCATCGAGCTGGAGTTTCCCGGCTTGCGCGCCTCACAGCTTCTGTCGGCCTGACCTGGCTGATATGCATCCCCATGCCGATGCATGGGACATTGTGCCTGGCAGATGGTCTAAGGTTTAGCTGGTCCAGCTTCATCTTGCTCAAGTGGCACTTTGTCGGGTCATTGACATCTTCAGGGGGCGCATCATGGACTCTTTCGCTAATTTGTCGCATTCCTTGTATCTCTCGCCTGCCCGCTGGCGCGATCCTGGCCATGCCCAGCCATCGGCTCTGCGACTCTTTTCATTTCACGTCCTGCCTTTTTCCTTCATTCCGGTTGCAGTGCTTTACCTGTTGAAAACAGGGGATGCGGGGCTCGTCCAGTTTTTGTTCACAACAGTAACGCACTCGCAGTTGCTGACCATTCTGGCGACGTTCTGGATGGTGCAACTGCTGGGAGTACCCTTGATGGCCTTTTTGATCCAGCGTTTGGGGGATGTGATTGACGCCGTGATCAGCTACCGCGAGGCGTTTGCCATTGCCGCGCTAGCCCCGACACCGCTCTGGCTGGCATCACTGTTTCTGTTCGTGCCGAGCGTGAGTTTCTACATTCTGGTTTTCTCCCTGGCGGTCGTGGCTACGGGTGTGCTGATCTTCCGCCTGGTGCCGCAAATCCTGCGGCCCGAGGATGAAGGTCAGGCGCCACTCCTGAGCGGGGCCATCTTCATTGCCGGCCTGGTCGGCCTGGTGATTCTGCGGGTATTGACTCACCTGATCTGGAGTGCTGCATAATAGGGGTGGTCTGCTGATGAGTCCGGCCCTGGAGCACCTGGGCCGGTAGCTGGCTGCTCATTGCGTAGTG
This window contains:
- a CDS encoding DUF2309 domain-containing protein — encoded protein: MTLALGRQLKIRAMVHVAGEPIPFFWPMRTFIHHNPLHGLEHMPFSEAVAEGRRLFHAQGYLPRSTYQEYLVRGKVDRAALSAQVERFLAGQPAIDGLDLHELLMTLLSEIRPQQGWKSTLADGRDVHAVLAGTALAPPRTDPASLAAQVSASMPPSRPVHTLVDELFGTEIGATLDELVIKSCLDFFDEGQSAWQMPGREQGLFVAWSALARRNLRLFIRGLHIKQILESADSPEGIISYVMSELRIPEDEWMDYFTAELTRLHGWAGFIRWRSGAKHYYWNQTHPADLVDYLAIRLVLGLALLREHAQRMRTPANYLELVRFVDEHPEKAYLRRELYSGRVLPAMAHAVEDAIGSGAGKRISKLLPEYVERKRADEARQQAAALRELAGRAGLSTALGQLGAQDIGRLLDLLARLEREEGQLWLKAQESCHMEQLLGGLNLVPPPPRDKRPFAQLMFCIDVRSERIRRKLEQVGDYQTYGIAGFFGVPVSFIGLESGNETHLCPVVVTPKNIVLELSTARSTEEDDFVSVLEHVLHDMKATVLSPFVTVEAIGLLFGLDMFGKSFAPLAYNRWRSRLNPRKPGSRLLLDKLSREQADSIIRSLQRVMIVKAIHRELGIEREEITDEMIRDLRETALGNQAGSTGFARQFGLDAQAEQHFIECLRQVYRINRGYAQIQLERLGRIGFTLDEQVLFVSQALRSIGLTRDFSRFVLLTGHGSTSENNPYESALDCGACGGNHGLVNARVFAQMANKPAVRERLRAQGLDIADDAWFIPAFHNTTTDELRLHDLDLLPPSHLVYLERLTNGLRAAARLSAAERLATLDPADAGEDPEKAYRNARRNAMDWSQVRPEWGLSRNAAFIIGRRQITEQMDLDARSFLNSYDYRCDPKGRLLENILAGPVVVGQWINMEHYFSAVDNEHYGSGSKVYHNIAGRFGVMTGNLSDLRTGLPSQTVLKDGQPYHEPLRLITVIEAPFEHARRAIENVSTVKNLVYKGWIRMVIVDPDSHIFHIFEDGEWRQRVSRTSGSTVEAKESAA
- a CDS encoding EAL domain-containing protein is translated as MIEDPIDCAMVTAIHQLAQVLGIQTIAEFVKDDAILLKLRALKVDYAQGPAIHGPRPIELEFPGLRASQLLSA
- a CDS encoding YIP1 family protein, coding for MDSFANLSHSLYLSPARWRDPGHAQPSALRLFSFHVLPFSFIPVAVLYLLKTGDAGLVQFLFTTVTHSQLLTILATFWMVQLLGVPLMAFLIQRLGDVIDAVISYREAFAIAALAPTPLWLASLFLFVPSVSFYILVFSLAVVATGVLIFRLVPQILRPEDEGQAPLLSGAIFIAGLVGLVILRVLTHLIWSAA
- a CDS encoding P-II family nitrogen regulator; protein product: MNNLNLSPVKKLEIIIEGAHQEFATDLLDRAGVTGYTIVGNLSGKGRHGFHEGHLMFNEDAVLIMIIVAVPGELVEPILEGFAPFFNKHTGVVFISDIQVSRLVKFKG